A stretch of Hippoglossus hippoglossus isolate fHipHip1 chromosome 20, fHipHip1.pri, whole genome shotgun sequence DNA encodes these proteins:
- the amer2 gene encoding APC membrane recruitment protein 2 — protein MEVQSECVEPPVAPQCDPQPTGKINKAAFKLFGKRRTGSGMASFFSFRNKGATNSGSNGNSDNGNSLNGNGSAAELVRSKTHDGLIGSNNDTDGQRGDGLASLEVGPVRSLSKSLSFFSLLRRGSFRSSENGGSGLVRRGRGLKGFFSSMRWRRKEKTNEGDGVEVEGHKEKDGDSTDSEKVKDITLTLEPPPHHHQEDCGNAEAEPNLQATETPITTVTMTPPHCVAMTGPSVEPDSPVPYTPTDSPLRPTIQKAKASISSLTPSLASPPLDRCSTGDPPSEPSVDRLCSLLFNDVTSLKSFDSLTGCGDITADADDEGPAGNGGSGTSSSSSGGGGGPVGASVGRAVGIASATSRGSPSKPPLPSQLSQPIFSVSLSSGHASLPARARAPPPPQQHPAGSGVVAYMGGGEEMASPEGVDDADMQGLWHMLPSTGDNSPALPRLHQPPSTTPTSTYPPRSNPSSSHLSLASRISERKVPQVKALGLSKIPVVGGAAVRAAKSSLPHTHGRHPTSPGEKEPLSDEGYWDTPSATPTATPDESRLQRNQRMALSRDSYSGDQLYDLYNDPEEHEDDEEQEGDDDLNSTPSPSTEYKLSPSSQTSPPSSSSSSSFRSMKGSASLPRDSKIPVSNKQSSPPHSVSQSALSSVLEAESQPPKTEAPPPVRTRIPVSKVPVRRSGNKPGSRGTAHKK, from the coding sequence ATGGAGGTGCAGTCTGAGTGCGTAGAGCCTCCTGTGGCCCCTCAGTGTGACCCCCAGCCCACTGGGAAGATCAACAAAGCTGCCTTCAAACTCTTCGGAAAGCGACGCACCGGCTCCGGAATGGccagcttcttctctttcaggaACAAAGGGGCCACAAACAGCGGGAGCAACGGGAATTCTGACAATGGGAATTCTTTGAATGGGAATGGCTCGGCGGCGGAGCTCGTTAGGAGTAAAACCCACGATGGACTAATAGGCTCAAACAACGACACTGATGGACAGAGAGGGGACGGACTCGCCAGCTTGGAGGTAGGACCGGTGAGGTCTCTCAGCAAATCGCTGAGTTTCTTCTCTCTACTCCGACGTGGGAGTTTTAGGTCGAGTGAAAATGGGGGGTCGGGACTTGTTAGAAGAGGGAGGGGCCTAAAGGGCTTCTTTAGCAGCATGCGATGGAGACGAAAGGAAAAAACTAACGAGGGAGATGGGGTAGAGGTGGAAGGTCACAAGGAGAAGGATGGGGATAGTACCGACTCTGAGAAGGTAAAGGATATTACTCTCACCCTTGAACCACCTCCGCATCATCACCAAGAGGATTGTGGTAATGCAGAGGCAGAGCCTAACCTCCAAGCAACAGAGACTCCCATTACTACTGTTACCATGACACCACCACACTGTGTTGCCATGACAGGGCCATCTGTTGAACCAGACTCCCCCGTTCCTTACACACCCACTGACTCGCCGCTGCGGCCGACCATTCAAAAAGCCAAAGCCTCAATTTCCAGCCTCACCCCCTCCCTTGCTTCGCCCCCCTTGGACCGCTGCAGCACGGGTGACCCACCCTCGGAACCATCGGTGGACAGACTCTGCTCTCTTCTCTTCAATGACGTCACATCCCTAAAGAGCTTTGATTCACTGACAGGCTGTGGGGACATTACTGCCGATGCAGACGATGAGGGTCCGGCGGGTAATGGGGGCAGTGGcacgagcagcagcagtagtggCGGAGGAGGGGGGCCTGTGGGAGCAAGTGTTGGGAGAGCTGTTGGTATCGCTAGTGCCACATCCCGTGGATCCCCGTCCAAACCGCCTCTACCTTCCCAGCTGAGCCAGCCcatcttctctgtttccttAAGCTCAGGGCATGCCTCCCTCCCAGCCAGGGCTCGggctccacctccaccacagcagcacCCAGCTGGTAGTGGTGTGGTGGCTTACATGGGTGGAGGGGAAGAAATGGCAAGTCCAGAAGGAGTGGACGATGCAGACATGCAAGGGCTCTGGCACATGCTGCCCTCCACGGGGGACAACTCTCCGGCTTTGCCCAGATTGCACCAACCTCCCTCCACCACCCCTACTTCCACGTATCCCCCTCGCTCCAACCCCTCAAGCAGCCACCTTTCTCTAGCCTCCAGGATTTCGGAACGGAAGGTACCCCAGGTGAAGGCACTGGGGCTCAGCAAAATTCCAGTAGTCGGTGGAGCTGCAGTTCGGGCAGCTAAAagctccctccctcacacacatggCCGCCATCCAACATCACCTGGGGAGAAAGAGCCACTCAGTGATGAGGGCTACTGGGACACACCCTCAGCAACACCCACAGCGACGCCTGATGAGAGCAGGCTGCAGCGTAACCAGAGGATGGCCCTATCACGCGACAGCTACTCTGGAGACCAACTGTATGACCTTTACAATGACCCTGAAGAgcatgaagatgatgaagaacaGGAGGGAGATGACGATCTAAACAGTACCCCTTCTCCATCTACTGAGTACAAACTGAGCCCCTCATCCCAGacatctcctccttcctcctcctcctcttcttcatttcgATCGATGAAAGGCAGCGCCAGCCTTCCACGGGACTCCAAAATCCCAGTAAGCAACAAACAGTCATCACCGCCCCACTCTGTGAGCCAGTCAGCCCTGTCGTCCGTTCTGGAGGCTGAATCCCAACCACCAAAGACCGAAGCGCCTCCCCCAGTACGCACCAGAATCCCTGTATCCAAGGTGCCTGTCCGTCGATCTGGAAACAAACCCGGCAGCAGAGGAACTGCCCACAAGAAGTAG